ATTGATTGATGTTGTTGATATATTAATAATTGGAGATAAAAACAAAGTATCATTGTCAATTTGAACTTGATATTTCTCTTGATTTACAACTGTTGATTCCCATTCAAAAGTTAAAAAGCTTTCATCATAGTATGTTGCGTTACTATGAGGGTTTAATATTTCAATAGCAACAACATCTTGTAATAAGCAAAAAAAGAAAATAAAGCAAGCTACCTTAAACTTAGACATTTTTAATTTTTTAATTTCATTAAATTTACACTTTTTTTTATCTTCGTGCGTAAAAATATAACAAATTGGATAATAATTATGAAAATTGGAATTTAGTTATAAATCCAGAAAGGCGTTTTTTTAATTTCAGAATTAAAGAAATATATTCATATTATGATCTTTTAGTAATGTTTGTTAAAAAAGAAATAGCAGTACAGTATAAACAAACAGTTTTAGGACCATTATGGTATTTTATTCAACCAATTTTTACAACAATAATATTTGTGTTTGTATTTGGTAATATAGCAAAAATTTCAACAGATGGTTTACCACAGCCATTGTTTTATATGTGTGGAATTGTTATTTGGAATTTTTTTGCCGATTGTTTTATTAAAACATCAGATACATTTACTCAAAACTCAAACCTTTTTGGTAAAGTATATTTTCCAAGATTAATAAGTCCATTGTCTGTAGTAATTTCAAATTTAATTAAGTTTTTCATTCAGTTTGGTTTATTTATCATTATACTAATATATTATAGCACTCAATTAAATTTTACCATAAAAATTACATATTCTATTTTATTTGTTCCATTTTTAATCCTTATAATGGGAATATTAGGGCTAGGTTTTGGTCTTATATTTAGCTCATTAACCACTAAATATAAAGATTTAAAATTTTTACTACAATTTGGAATTCAGCTCTTAATGTATGCAACACCAATTATTTACCCTTTAAAAAGTGTTAGCAAAAAGATGCAAGAGATATTATTATATAATCCAATAACATCAGTTATAGAAGCATTTAAATACATTTTTTTAGGAGAAGGATATTTTAGTGTTCCTTGGGTTTTATATAGTTTTTTTATTGCATTATTAATATTAATGTTTGGTGTTTTGATATTTAACAAAACAGAACAAACCTTTATGGATATTATTTAAATATGGAAAACATTGTTTTAAAAGTAGAAAATTTATCTAAATTATATCGTTTAGGACAGATTGGAACTGGTACCATCTCTCACGACTTGAACCGGTGGTGGGCAAAAATAAGAGGAAAAGAAGATCCATCTCTTCAAATTGGACAAGTTAATGATAGAAATAAAAAAGCAGAAAGTGATTTTGTTTGGTCTTTAAAAGAAATTGATTTTGAAGTAGAGAAAGGAGAAGTTTTAGGCATTATTGGTAAAAATGGTGCTGGGAAATCAACTTTATTAAAAATTATTTCTCAAATTACATCACCAACCACAGGCAGTATAAAAGCAAAAGGAAGAATAGCATCTTTGTTAGAGGTAGGCACTGGAATGCATCCAGAAATGACAGCAAGAGAAAACATTTATCTAAATGGTGCAATTTTAGGTATGCAAAAAAAAGAAATATCAGCAAAGTTTGAGGAAATTATAGACTTTTCCGGATGTACTATGTATGTTGATACACCTATTAAAAGATTCAGTTCTGGAATGCGAGTTCGGCTAGGTTTTGCTGTTGCTGCTTTTTTAGAACCAGAAATATTAATTGTAGATGAAGTATTAGCAGTAGGTGATGCTGAGTTTCAAAATAAAGCTATTGGAAAAATGCAAGATATTTCCAAAGATAATGGACGAACTGTTTTGTTTGTTAGTCATAATATGGGTAGTATCAAGCAACTATGTAATCGTTGTATTTTGTTAAAAGATGGATATGTAAAAAAAATTGGAGAACCTGACGAAACAATTGAAGAATACTTGAAGTTAAACATAAATACAGTTAATCTTAATGAAAGACTTAAATCTTTTGAGTTTAAAAAAATAAAAATTATTGACATTTTATTTTTCAATATTAGTTCCCCAAATAATAATATAAGTACATTTGATACAATAGCCATTGAAATTAAATACAAAACGCTTGAATATATTCAACATCCAGCTTTTGTAATATCAATAAAAGATAAATATCTAAATGAATTAACCAGAATAAGTACTATGCCTATAAGTGGATATAATATAAACGATTTAGGAAAGGGCGGCAGTATAACATTACAGATTGAAAACATTCCTTTTACAAAAGGAATATATCATGTTGATGTTGGGTTTGTTATGGAAAGAGTTGAATGGTATTTTAATCTAGAATCTATTCTTACTTTTAGAGTAGAAAACTCAACACCATATCCGTCTAAATATGAAATAGATAATTCGAAAGGTTTAATCTGTATAAATCATCATTGGAAACTTGAAACTAAGTAGATTGCATATATGAAGTTAGCATTTATCATTTCTCAACCAAGATCAGGGTCTTCTTTGCTACAACAAATACTTAGCAGTAATTCCAATATATTTTCGGTTCCAGAACCTTGGTTTTTGCTTCCTTTAATATACATATATAAAAAAAACATATCAAGCGTTAATATTGTTTCAGACTTTAATTATCAATTTTACCAAAAAAATTTCAATACATTTTTAAATTATGTTTATTCAAAAACACCAGACTTTAGTATTGAAAAACAGATTCAAAAATTAGCTTATGAGTTGTACTATATGTCTTTTAATCAAGCAGAAGGAAATCCAACATATTTTTTAGATAAAACACCAAGGTATTATCATATTGTTTCAGACATCTTATCTCTTTTTCCAGATGCAAAAGTTATATTATTAGTAAGAAATCCTTTGTCTGTCTTTTCTTCAATTTTAGATTATAATTTTAAAGGCAATATTTCTTTTTTGAGTCAAAAAGACAGACAAGATGATTTATTTAAAGCACCATTAAATATATTGAATGTAAAAGGAAAAAAAAATACAATATTTGTAAAATATGAAGATATCATTAATCAACCAGCCATAACACTTAAAAATATTTATAATTTTTTAGAAATAAATGAATATAATGAAAATGGAAATTATTTATTAGATGAAACCTTTCAAAAAGCATTTAACATTGATAATAAAAGTGTTAAAAAACATAATCAACCAAGCTCAAAATATATTAACTCATGGAAAGAAAGCATTAATAATTCTCAAAAAAAACAGTTAGCATTAGAATATATTAATACATTAGGGAAAGATGTGGTTTTAGAACTAGGATATGATTATGATAAAATAATTACACAAATAAAAGAACACAAGGTTCGTAAAAGCTTTTCTTTAATTTCTTTTAATCACATAAACTCTCCAGACTTTTCATTTAAAAACACATTAAAAAGTTTTCATAAGAGAATATTGTTCTCAATTTACAATAAAACAACAAAAAAATGGTAGAGCAAATACTACATAATAATTTACAACTAGCAATAATTATTCGCAATAATTATAAAAAAGAAGGAATTGAATTCTTTACTAGTGATAAAGACTCTCAGCAACTTGGTTATATGAATAGACCTACGGGATACGAAATCCAACCACATCGACATAATTTAGTGCCAAGAGAAGTACATTTAACCCAAGAAGTATTATTTATTAAATCTGGAATTGTAAGAGTTGATTTTTATGATAATAGTCAAGTATATATTAAAAGTACCATTTTAAATTCAGGAGATATTATACTGTTATCAGAAGGAGGACATGGTTTTAAAATATTAGAACAGGCAGAAATTATTGAGGTAAAACAAGGTCCATATTGTGGCAATGAAGATAAAATTAGATTTAATTCAATAAGTGAAGATAATATAAAATTTAATGAGTAATTTTAATAAAGAATACAGCCAATATTATGATTTATTATATTCAGATAAAAACTATGTTGCCGAATCAGAATATATTTTGAATACTTTAAAAGATCATTCAAAAAGTTTAGACTCATTATTAGAATTAGGTTGCGGTAGTGGAAATCATGCACAACACTTAAGTCATTACTTTAAAAATATTGTTGGTATTGATTTAAGTGAGAAAATGTGTGAAGAAGCAAAAAACAAAAAAGTAAAAAATCTTGAGGTAATCAATAATAGTATTGTAGATTACCGTGTTGATAAAAAATTTAATATTGCAATATCATTATTTCATGTAATAAGTTATATTACAGATAATAATGATTTAATTAATTGTTTTAAAAATACTCACACACATTTAGAAAAAGACGGTTTATTTTTATTTGATGTTTGGTATGCACCAGCTGTAAACTTTCTAAAACCAGAAAACAAAATAAAAAAACTCTCAGATGATAAAATAGATTGTATTAGAATAACAGAACCAATAATTAGATACAACGAAAACATTGTAGATGTTAATTTTAAAATAATAGTTACAAACAAAGCTAATAATCAAACTTCAATATTTCAAGAAAAACACCCAATGAGATACTTTTCTTTACCAGAACTAAATCTCTTAGCTCAACTTACTGGCTTTGAGATTATATTAGCAGAAGAATTTCTTACAAAAAAAGAACTTTCAGAAAATACATGGGGAGCATGTGTTCTAATGAAAAAAGTATAACTTAGCAAAATGATTCCTGTAAATACGCCACTTTTAAGCGGAAATGAACTAGAGTATGTTTCTGAGTGTATAAAAACAAATTGGATTTCTAGCGAAGGTCCTTTCATTAATAAATTTGAAGAAGGATTTTCAAATTACATTGGTATGCAACATGGCATTGCTGTTGCCAATGGTTCAGCTGCTCTAGATATTGCAATTAAAGCATTGAACATTTCAAACGGAGATGAAGTAATTATGCCTACATTTACCATCATTTCACCAGCTCAATCTATTGTTACAAATGGAGCCATACCAGTTTTAGTTGATGCAAATCCTAATACTTGGAATATAGATGTTAACTTAATAGAAGAAAAAATTACACCTAAAACAAAAGCAATTTTAGTAGTACACATATATGGTTTACCTACAGAAATGCAACCTATTGTAGATTTATGTAAAAAATATAATTTACTATTAATTGAAGATGCAGCTGAAATGCATGGTCAAACATATAACGGAAAAATGTGTGGTTCTTTTGGCGACATAAGTATATTTAGCTTTTATCCAAATAAACACATAACAACAGGCGAAGGTGGTATGTTACTAACAAACAATGAAGAACTTGCTGAAAAATGTAGGTATTATAGAAATCTTTGTTTTGAAAAAAACGGAAGAAGGTTTGTACATCATGATATTGGATGGAATTATAGAATGACAAACTTACAAGCAGCATTAGGCGTAGCTCAGTTAGAAAAGATTGAAACACATATTCATAAAAAAAGAGAAATTGGAAACTTATACAATAAACAATTAGCTACGCTAAAAAACTTCCAACTGCCTTTAGAAAAAACCTCTTATGCAGAGAATATTTATTGGATTTACGGTTTAGTTGCTTCAAATGAAGAATTAGCGAATGAAACAATCGAAAAATTAGCTAAACAAAAAATTGGTACTCGTCCATTTTTTTGGTGTATGCATGAGCAACCTGTCTTTTTAAAAATGGGCTTATTTAAAAATGAACAATATCCTATTGCTGAAAAAATTGCTAGAAATGGATTTTATATTCCAAGTGGTCTTGGAATTACAGAAAAAGAAATTAATGAAGTTTGTAATGCTTTGTTATTATGAGAAAACTAAAAGTTGGTGTTTGGTTAGAAGAATATTATAATCCAGAAGAAGGAGGTGCTTTTGGCTATTTTCAACAATTAATTGAAGCGTTAAACAATGCAACATTTAAAGATACAGAGCTTTTTTTTATTACAAAAAAAGAAACAACGATAAAGTATAATTTAAAGAACATATACTACATTAAAACAGAAAAACAAAAAAACAAAAGAAGCTCCCTATTATACAGAATTATGAATAAGCTATTTAAAAGCTTTTTAAATATAACACTTATTCAAAATCAGAATAATATAATTCAAAACTACAATGAGGATATAAAAAAAGAGCTAGCTGATATAATTGACATTATTTATTACTTAAAACCAGGATGTCATATCCCTAACTTTCCATATATATATACTCTTTGGGATATTGGTCATCTTTCAATGTATGCTTTTCCTGAAGTTTCAATGAATGGTGTTTTTGAAATTAGAAAAAAACATCATGAGCTATTCCCTCAAAAAGCATTAATGGTTTTTTGCGAATCTGAGTCAGGAAAGAAAGAGGCCTTAAAATATTTAGGATTAAATAAAAATAGAGTTCAGGTTGTTCCTATGTTTCCTTCAAAAATAATTTCTAAGGAAGTATTAGCACATCAACCAAAAGAAATTAAAAAAGGAGAAATATTCATTCATTATCCTGCTCAATTTTGGAGTCATAAAAATCACTACAATTTATTGCTTGCATTTAAAGAAGTAATAATTAAATATCCTAATCTAAAACTTATACTAACTGGCTCTAATAAAGGAAATAAAGCATATATCATCGACTTAATTAATCATTTAGATTTATCTCAAAAAGTAATAGATTTAGGATTTATTTCAAGAGAAGAACTAAAGTGGTTATATTTAAACTCTTTCGGATTAGTAATGCCAACATTCTTAGGGCCTACAAATATTCCACTTTTAGAAGCCGCAGAACTTAATTGTCCTGTTGCTTGTTCTAATCTAGACGGACACAAAGAACAATTAGGAGACTATGCTTATTATTTTAATCCTCAAAATTATATGGAAATTACAGATGCAATACTAAGCATGATTGAAGATAAAAAGAATGGATCAATCAAAACATATGATTCTATATTTAATATAAATAATGCAGTTACAGCAATAGAAACACACTTAAACAGTATAAAAGGTATAAGATTTTGTTGGGGTTCTGAAGATAAAATATTTTAATAATGCTACCTAAAATATCGATAGTAACACCCAATTATAATGGAGCAAAATACTTAGAAGCATGTATTTTGTCTGTTATCAATCAAAACTATACAAATTTAGAATATATTATTATTGATGGAGGAAGTACAGATAACTCTGTTGATATTATAAAAAAACATGAAAAACATATTACTTATTGGATAAGCGAAAAAGACAAAGGAGTCTTTGATGCAATGAATAAGGGAATAAACATTTCCTCTGGAGGTTTTCTATATTTTTTAGGAAGTGATGATATTTTGTGTCCTAATATACTAAATACTATAAATCAGTATTTAGATAAAGAGAATACAAGTATTGTTTATGGAAAAGTAGTACAAAACAACATAATGTATGGAAAAGAATTTAAGTTAAATAATTTAACTCAAGCAGAAAAACTAAATCCGTTTATTCATCAATATATACATCATCAAGCAGCATTCATTCATAAACAATGTTTTCAAATTTTAGGATTATATGATATTCAATACAAAATTGGTGCTGATGTATTTTTCTTTCTTCAGGCATTAGGAAACAATGAAATAAAAAAAACATTTATAGATATTCAAATTTGTATAATGGGAAACGAAGGACTTAGCACCAAATTTGAAGAAATGAAACTAAGAGATAACTTTCCACAATTAGTAAAGAAATATTTAAATATTGATATTAATAAAAAACTATACTATAGAGAACAAGCTAAATACTATTTAAATGATATTCTAAAAAAGAAATACCTAAAAGGAATGTTTGGACTAACAACATATATATATAGAAGCAGAGAATTTCTTTTTTATCTAAAAAATCTTTTTTATTACACCAAAAAATCTTTTAGTAAATAGAATATGCTTCACCTCGCAATAACATTAGATCAAAATTTATATATACAGCTTTTTGCTTTGCTGTCTTCCATTATTCATAATAAAAAAGATACCACTCAAATTACCATACATTGCATTGCAACAGGACTATCAGAAACTCAGATAAGTACTATAACTAAATATTTAGCAATAAACAAAATTGCAATTAAATATTATGAAATAAACAGTGAACTCACTAGTAAGTTTTACATACATAATACAAAGAGCTTTACCATGGCTGCTTATTATAGATTATTTTTTCCTCAGCTAATAAACCAAAATATTAATCGATTATTGTATATAGATATTGATACTTTGGTATTAAAAGACCTAACAGATTTATACACAACGAATTTAGATGATTTTGTTCTTGGTGCTGTTTATGATAACTATGTAAAGACACAACCTTTAATTGGTATAACAAAAGAAGGGCAATATTTTAATTCTGGCGTACTATTAATAGATTGTAACAAATGGAGAACAGAGGATATTACACAAAAATGTATTGACTATCTGCTACAGAATCCAAAAAACATAATATATGTAGATCAATGTGTTTTAAATGCAGTTATACAAAACAAGTATAAAAAACTAGACATCTATAACAATATGATGTATTCTTATTTGCCTACAAAGTCTACCAAAAAAGAAATGAAAAAATTACAATCAAAAATTACAATACTACATTTCACATTGCATAAACCTTGGAAAATGATGTGCATGAATCCATTTAGAAAACTTTATCATTTCTATTTAAAGAAAAGTCCAATGAAAAAAGAAAACACAATTATTGATTTTGAATACTCTAAACTAATGCCTTATTTAAAATTTAGAATTTTAGAACTATATTTGTTTAGTGATTTACTTCAAAAAATATTATTAAAAAATGAAAAGAATAATAATTAAACTTATTGATTTTTTTGCTCAGCTTGTTTTAAAAAGGTCAAGCATATATATATTCTTAAAGGATCGCTATTTTATAAAAAATGATGACCATATTTTTTTAACACTATATTATATTAAAGAAGTACTTTCATCAAACCCAATAATTGTCGATATTGGTGCAGCAAATGGTTCATTTATAGATGCTACTAAATCAGTATTTAGTAATTTTAATTTAATTGGATATGAACCCTTAGATGATTTCTACAGCATATTGAAAGAAAAATATAAGGATAACAAAAATATTATTATACACAATGCTGTAGTTTCTGATTCTTTTGGGAGTACTATACTTTATAAAACAAATAATAATTATTCCTCCTCTCTTTTAAAACCATCAAATATTGTTTTCCAAAATGTAACTTTAGACAAAGAAATAAATGTTTCTAAAAGACATTTAGATGCAGATTTAAGAGACTTGACCAACATAGATTTAATTAAGATAGATGTTCAAGGTGCTGAAAAACTAATCCTTGAACAAAATATAGACACTTTAAAAAAAACCAAATTTATACTATTAGAAATGTCAATCGTTGAACAATATAGTGAAGGAGTATTATATTATGAACTAGATGAATTCTTGCGTATAAACGGTTTTACTCTAATAAATTCATTTTTCAACAAGTTTGCAATGCCTGAATTTGATGCTTTATATTGTAATAAATTATTATAGAAGTTTATGCTAAAGATTAACTCTAGAGGTCAATTAGGCAATCAACTCTTTCAAATTAGCAATGCAATTAATTTGTCCTTGTTAAAGAAAGATTTTTTATTTATTTATAAATCCGATCATTCCTTTAAAGCATTTAAATATTTTAAATTCAACATAAAGTTTTCTGAAAACAATTGGAAAACTGTTATCTCCATTTGGTTATATAAAGTTATTGCATCAACAAACCTTAAGTTATATTATTTAATTTCAAAAAGTATCTCTTTTCATAAAAACAATGTAGAAATAAATGAAGATTTTTATAATCTTATAGAAAAAGATAATTTATCTTCAAAAAACAACAATATAATTGATGGTTATTTTCAATCGTCTTTTTATTTTAATAACATTAAACATATTATTAAAGACTTACTAGAAATTAAACCTGTTTTTTATTCAAAATTTACAGAAAAATATAATGTATTACTTAAATCTAAATTTTTGGTAATGCATTTTCGTAGAGGAGATTATCTTGTTTCTGGAGATGAAACATTAGGGGGAATTAATTTAACCTTACCATATTCATATTATCATGAGGCACTTAAACAAGTTTCTAACATAGAAGAATATAATATTATAATAATTGGTGATGATTTAAATAATGATATATTAAAAGAATTCAATTATCTTCCTAATGTTTCTATGGTTGAAGATAATGAAATTAATCATTTTCAATTAATCCTGAATGCAAATATTGCAATAATATCTAATAGTTCTTTTGCATGGTGGGCTGCA
Above is a genomic segment from Chitinophagales bacterium containing:
- a CDS encoding glycosyltransferase family 8 protein, encoding MLHLAITLDQNLYIQLFALLSSIIHNKKDTTQITIHCIATGLSETQISTITKYLAINKIAIKYYEINSELTSKFYIHNTKSFTMAAYYRLFFPQLINQNINRLLYIDIDTLVLKDLTDLYTTNLDDFVLGAVYDNYVKTQPLIGITKEGQYFNSGVLLIDCNKWRTEDITQKCIDYLLQNPKNIIYVDQCVLNAVIQNKYKKLDIYNNMMYSYLPTKSTKKEMKKLQSKITILHFTLHKPWKMMCMNPFRKLYHFYLKKSPMKKENTIIDFEYSKLMPYLKFRILELYLFSDLLQKILLKNEKNNN
- a CDS encoding class I SAM-dependent methyltransferase, coding for MSNFNKEYSQYYDLLYSDKNYVAESEYILNTLKDHSKSLDSLLELGCGSGNHAQHLSHYFKNIVGIDLSEKMCEEAKNKKVKNLEVINNSIVDYRVDKKFNIAISLFHVISYITDNNDLINCFKNTHTHLEKDGLFLFDVWYAPAVNFLKPENKIKKLSDDKIDCIRITEPIIRYNENIVDVNFKIIVTNKANNQTSIFQEKHPMRYFSLPELNLLAQLTGFEIILAEEFLTKKELSENTWGACVLMKKV
- a CDS encoding FkbM family methyltransferase is translated as MKRIIIKLIDFFAQLVLKRSSIYIFLKDRYFIKNDDHIFLTLYYIKEVLSSNPIIVDIGAANGSFIDATKSVFSNFNLIGYEPLDDFYSILKEKYKDNKNIIIHNAVVSDSFGSTILYKTNNNYSSSLLKPSNIVFQNVTLDKEINVSKRHLDADLRDLTNIDLIKIDVQGAEKLILEQNIDTLKKTKFILLEMSIVEQYSEGVLYYELDEFLRINGFTLINSFFNKFAMPEFDALYCNKLL
- a CDS encoding glycosyltransferase yields the protein MLPKISIVTPNYNGAKYLEACILSVINQNYTNLEYIIIDGGSTDNSVDIIKKHEKHITYWISEKDKGVFDAMNKGINISSGGFLYFLGSDDILCPNILNTINQYLDKENTSIVYGKVVQNNIMYGKEFKLNNLTQAEKLNPFIHQYIHHQAAFIHKQCFQILGLYDIQYKIGADVFFFLQALGNNEIKKTFIDIQICIMGNEGLSTKFEEMKLRDNFPQLVKKYLNIDINKKLYYREQAKYYLNDILKKKYLKGMFGLTTYIYRSREFLFYLKNLFYYTKKSFSK
- a CDS encoding ABC transporter ATP-binding protein is translated as MENIVLKVENLSKLYRLGQIGTGTISHDLNRWWAKIRGKEDPSLQIGQVNDRNKKAESDFVWSLKEIDFEVEKGEVLGIIGKNGAGKSTLLKIISQITSPTTGSIKAKGRIASLLEVGTGMHPEMTARENIYLNGAILGMQKKEISAKFEEIIDFSGCTMYVDTPIKRFSSGMRVRLGFAVAAFLEPEILIVDEVLAVGDAEFQNKAIGKMQDISKDNGRTVLFVSHNMGSIKQLCNRCILLKDGYVKKIGEPDETIEEYLKLNINTVNLNERLKSFEFKKIKIIDILFFNISSPNNNISTFDTIAIEIKYKTLEYIQHPAFVISIKDKYLNELTRISTMPISGYNINDLGKGGSITLQIENIPFTKGIYHVDVGFVMERVEWYFNLESILTFRVENSTPYPSKYEIDNSKGLICINHHWKLETK
- a CDS encoding sulfotransferase; translated protein: MKLAFIISQPRSGSSLLQQILSSNSNIFSVPEPWFLLPLIYIYKKNISSVNIVSDFNYQFYQKNFNTFLNYVYSKTPDFSIEKQIQKLAYELYYMSFNQAEGNPTYFLDKTPRYYHIVSDILSLFPDAKVILLVRNPLSVFSSILDYNFKGNISFLSQKDRQDDLFKAPLNILNVKGKKNTIFVKYEDIINQPAITLKNIYNFLEINEYNENGNYLLDETFQKAFNIDNKSVKKHNQPSSKYINSWKESINNSQKKQLALEYINTLGKDVVLELGYDYDKIITQIKEHKVRKSFSLISFNHINSPDFSFKNTLKSFHKRILFSIYNKTTKKW
- a CDS encoding glycosyltransferase, producing the protein MRKLKVGVWLEEYYNPEEGGAFGYFQQLIEALNNATFKDTELFFITKKETTIKYNLKNIYYIKTEKQKNKRSSLLYRIMNKLFKSFLNITLIQNQNNIIQNYNEDIKKELADIIDIIYYLKPGCHIPNFPYIYTLWDIGHLSMYAFPEVSMNGVFEIRKKHHELFPQKALMVFCESESGKKEALKYLGLNKNRVQVVPMFPSKIISKEVLAHQPKEIKKGEIFIHYPAQFWSHKNHYNLLLAFKEVIIKYPNLKLILTGSNKGNKAYIIDLINHLDLSQKVIDLGFISREELKWLYLNSFGLVMPTFLGPTNIPLLEAAELNCPVACSNLDGHKEQLGDYAYYFNPQNYMEITDAILSMIEDKKNGSIKTYDSIFNINNAVTAIETHLNSIKGIRFCWGSEDKIF
- a CDS encoding alpha-1,2-fucosyltransferase, giving the protein MLKINSRGQLGNQLFQISNAINLSLLKKDFLFIYKSDHSFKAFKYFKFNIKFSENNWKTVISIWLYKVIASTNLKLYYLISKSISFHKNNVEINEDFYNLIEKDNLSSKNNNIIDGYFQSSFYFNNIKHIIKDLLEIKPVFYSKFTEKYNVLLKSKFLVMHFRRGDYLVSGDETLGGINLTLPYSYYHEALKQVSNIEEYNIIIIGDDLNNDILKEFNYLPNVSMVEDNEINHFQLILNANIAIISNSSFAWWAAFLNKNNNIFVPKYWLGFKKRKEFPKGIFYNLNWKKIDFEN
- a CDS encoding ABC transporter permease, which gives rise to MFVKKEIAVQYKQTVLGPLWYFIQPIFTTIIFVFVFGNIAKISTDGLPQPLFYMCGIVIWNFFADCFIKTSDTFTQNSNLFGKVYFPRLISPLSVVISNLIKFFIQFGLFIIILIYYSTQLNFTIKITYSILFVPFLILIMGILGLGFGLIFSSLTTKYKDLKFLLQFGIQLLMYATPIIYPLKSVSKKMQEILLYNPITSVIEAFKYIFLGEGYFSVPWVLYSFFIALLILMFGVLIFNKTEQTFMDII
- a CDS encoding DegT/DnrJ/EryC1/StrS family aminotransferase, translated to MIPVNTPLLSGNELEYVSECIKTNWISSEGPFINKFEEGFSNYIGMQHGIAVANGSAALDIAIKALNISNGDEVIMPTFTIISPAQSIVTNGAIPVLVDANPNTWNIDVNLIEEKITPKTKAILVVHIYGLPTEMQPIVDLCKKYNLLLIEDAAEMHGQTYNGKMCGSFGDISIFSFYPNKHITTGEGGMLLTNNEELAEKCRYYRNLCFEKNGRRFVHHDIGWNYRMTNLQAALGVAQLEKIETHIHKKREIGNLYNKQLATLKNFQLPLEKTSYAENIYWIYGLVASNEELANETIEKLAKQKIGTRPFFWCMHEQPVFLKMGLFKNEQYPIAEKIARNGFYIPSGLGITEKEINEVCNALLL